The Cellulosimicrobium sp. ES-005 genome segment CACCGTGGGCATCCTCGTCTGCACCGATCTGGACTGCGGCCGGAACGTGCTGGCTGCCCCCGTGCGAGGCCCGCTCGACCCGCCCGCGGAGGAGGTCGTCCGGGCTCGCCGGGCGGGGCTCCGGACGCGTACTCTCGCGTTCCTGCACGGCCTGACCGACGGCGCCGGCACGACACGGACGAGGAGCTGACGATGGCCTACCTGCCGCGCGCGGAGCGTCGGGACTCGATCGTCGCCGCAGCGGCCGCCGTCGTGCGCCGTGCCGGGCTCGGCGCCGTCACCGCGCGCGTCGTGGCCGACGAGCTCGGTGGCTCCCCCGGCCAGATCCACCACCACTTCGCGTCGACGGACGAGCTCGTCGCGGAGGCCTGGCGGCGCTATGCCCGAGAGGAGATCGTCGCCTTCGAGGGCGCGTCCCGCGGTCTGGCGCCGCGCGCGGGGCTCGAGCTCTTCTTCGAGGACCTCGTCGGTCCGGACGGTGACGGCCGGGCCCTGGCGCTCTGGGCCGAGGCGGGCGCCCACGCCCAGCTGCGGCCGGAGGTCGCGGACGCCTACGTGGAGACGCTCGACCACCTGGTCGCCGTCCTCGCGGACGTCCTCGGCGGCCCGGATCGCCGCGACGCCGCGGGCAGGGTGCTCATGGTCGGCGTCGGCCTGGCGGGGCTGAGCCGGGTGGGTGGGGCCGCGGCGATCCCTCCGCGCGCGGTCATGCGGTCGGCGATCGACACGGAGACGACGTCGCGCTGACGGCACGGCACGCGGGTCAGGCCGTGCGCACCACGAGCGCGCCGGGGTCGACGCGGGACTCGATCTCCACGGCGAGGCCCAGCACGTCGCCGTCGACCTGGGCCTGCTCGCCGCCCTCCACGCGCACGCGGACGCGCCGGGCGCGCGCGTGGTCGATGCGTCCGATCTTGGCGGGCAGGTCGTTGCGCACGCCGAGGCCCTGCATGACGACCTCCCCGAAGAGCTGCGCCCAGCCCACGACCCCGCCGCGCGTGTCGATCGCGGCGATGTCCAGGATCCCGTCGTCGATCACCGCGTCGGGCAGGAGCGTCAGGCCCCCGGGGAGGCGGCCGCAGTTGCCGATGAGGAGCGAGCGCAGCCGCGCCTCGACGGGCGGCGTGTCGTCGAGCTGGATGCGTGCGCGCATGCGGCGCCCGTGCAGGTGCCGGATGCCCGCGACGAAGTAGGCGACCCAGCCCACCTTCGCCTTGAGGTCGTCGTCGGTGTCGGCGACCATCGCGGCGTCGAACCCGAGCCCGGCGATGACGAGGAAGATGTGCTCCTTGTCGGTGTCCCGGGCGGGGTCGGGCGCCGTCCCCGGCTCGTCCCCCTCGGCGGGGGTGACGTCGGCGTAGCGCAGGACCTTGACCCAGCCGACGTCGACCGGGCGGTCGGAACCCGCGATCACGACGGCCAGCGCGGCGCGCGCGTCGCCCACCGGCAGGTCGAGGTTGCGCGCGAGGAGGTTGCCGGTGCCCACCGGGACCAGGCCCATGGTGCGGCCGCTGCCGACCATGCCCTCGGCGACCGCGCGGACCGTGCCGTCCCCGCCCACGGCGACGACGACGTCCGCGCCCTGCGCGAGCGCCGCACGGGTCTGCCCGACGCCCGGGTCCTCGACCGTCGTCTGGAACCACAGCGGGTCGGGCAGGGCGGCGTCCGCGAAGGCCGCGCGCACGACCGCCTCCAGCCCGGCGACGTCGGGCTTCGACGGGTTCGCGACGAACGCGACGAGCTCGCGCGGGTCGTCCTCGACCGCGGGCTCCTCGACGGGCGGCGCGTCGCCGTGCGCGCGGCGCTGCCGGGTCTGCTGCGCGCGCAGGCCCAGCGCGACGACGAGTGCCACCACCGCGACGGCGAGCGCCGCGATCGCGAGCCAGAGCGTCCAGGACATGGCGACACCGTAGCGGGGTGGGCGCGGGAACGGTCCGCGACCGGGGGCCGCCGGGTTCGTTAGGCTGCTGGCGTGATCGACCTCCGCCTCCTGCGCGACAACCCCGACATCGTCCGAGCCAGCCAGGTCACCCGTGGTGACGACCCCGCGCTGGTGGACGCCGCCCTCGACGCCGACGCCCGTCACCGCGCCGCGCTGAGCGAGTTCGAGAGCCTGCGCGCCGAGCAGAAGTCCCTCGGCAAGCAGGTCGCCCAGGCACAGGGGGAGGAGAAGCAGGAGCTGCTCGCGCGGACCAAGCAGCTCGCGGCCGACGTCAAGGCGCGCCAGGCCGACGCGGACGCCGCGGCGGAGGAGCTGCGCGGGCTGCTGTACCGCATCTCGAACGTCGTCGCGGGCGCGCCCGCGGGCGGCGAGGACGACT includes the following:
- a CDS encoding TetR family transcriptional regulator, with amino-acid sequence MAYLPRAERRDSIVAAAAAVVRRAGLGAVTARVVADELGGSPGQIHHHFASTDELVAEAWRRYAREEIVAFEGASRGLAPRAGLELFFEDLVGPDGDGRALALWAEAGAHAQLRPEVADAYVETLDHLVAVLADVLGGPDRRDAAGRVLMVGVGLAGLSRVGGAAAIPPRAVMRSAIDTETTSR
- a CDS encoding diacylglycerol kinase family protein translates to MSWTLWLAIAALAVAVVALVVALGLRAQQTRQRRAHGDAPPVEEPAVEDDPRELVAFVANPSKPDVAGLEAVVRAAFADAALPDPLWFQTTVEDPGVGQTRAALAQGADVVVAVGGDGTVRAVAEGMVGSGRTMGLVPVGTGNLLARNLDLPVGDARAALAVVIAGSDRPVDVGWVKVLRYADVTPAEGDEPGTAPDPARDTDKEHIFLVIAGLGFDAAMVADTDDDLKAKVGWVAYFVAGIRHLHGRRMRARIQLDDTPPVEARLRSLLIGNCGRLPGGLTLLPDAVIDDGILDIAAIDTRGGVVGWAQLFGEVVMQGLGVRNDLPAKIGRIDHARARRVRVRVEGGEQAQVDGDVLGLAVEIESRVDPGALVVRTA